The DNA region TTCGCCTCTTCAAGTATTTTAGGAAGAGTCACCGCATGAAGGCGCGCGGCAAGTTCAGGTACAACACCACCATACTGTGCATGTTCCGCATCTTGCGAAATTTTTTTATGGAAGAGCAGTTTTTTATCACTTAAACGCGTAATCGCAATAGAGCTATCGTCACAGCTACTTTCAATGCTTAAGATCATCTAGACAATCTTCACGTGCCACGGCTCATACCGGACACCATCTCCATTGCCGATGGTATAACGTGTCGAAACATAAGAGAGTTTTTGTAAATTCCAAAACTCCTCTGTACGTGCAAAATTAGCGGTAAAGTTTTGACGTCCCCAGCCACGTTTCCCCACATCAAAATCACCTACCGAATGATAAGAAAATCCAGGGGGGACTAAGGAGCGTGTCGCAATAGTAATATTGCCATTTTCATTTTTAATTTTTTCCATATGAAGGCTGAGCTGCTTCATGACACTGCGAACACCCGATGTTAAAATCAGTGTTGGCCCAATATCTTTCATTAAACGCGTTAAAAGCTCTTGTGAAGTCTCTCGGTAGACATAATGCCCCGTACCATCAATTTTAATGACATCTTTTTCAGGAATACTATGGCTCAAATCTTCGACCGTTCGCTTCCCATAAAAACCATAGATTATAGGATCGGTATAGAAAATCTCTTCAATGTAGGCAATTTCAGCAGGTGTAAAGGCGCCTATTTTAGGATAGTTTTTAGCAATTTTAAGTGTTTCATCAAAAGAGATAAGATTAAAGTTAGCATAACCAACTGTTCGCTCAACCATATCAAGCTTTTTCATCACAGAGTCAAAAATAACTTTTTGCTCATCTTTAAGCCAAATGTCGGGATGTTTTAACTCATCAGCCTGTGCCAAACTTCCTACTAACGTTGCACCCATTAATCCTAAAAAATATCTTCGTTTCATACTCTGCCCTGTTTCATTGTTTCCTGTTATGATTATAACATGTGCATTTGATTTTTTAATAAAAGTTCTGCATCTGCGGCAGCTATAGGCTTACTAAAGAGATAACCTTGCATTAACTCACACCCACTACTATAAATAAACTCTTTTTGTCCTTGTGTCTCAACACCCTCTGCTAAGACTTTTAGCCCCAAACCGCGTCCAAGCTCAATGATTGTTCGAGCGATTGCACGATCTTCTCCACTCTCTTCTAGATTTTGAACAAAACTTTGATCGATTTTTAGCTTTGTAATCGGGAGTTGTTTAAGATACGCTAGCGAAGAGTGTCCTGTTCCAAAATCATCAATCGAAATATCGACCCCTAATTCTCGAAACCGTTTTAACAGTGCTATGGATTTGGTAGTATCTTTCATAATAAATCGCTCAACAATCTCCATTTCTATCCATTCAGGCTTACACCCACTCTCGCGTAAGCTTTGAATCATAAAAGAGACTAATCCAGCTTCTTCTAGCTGTTTTCCTGCAATATTAATCGCTGTTTTTCCAGGATCAAGCCCCATATCATACCAAACTTTAATCTGACGCATCACCTCTTTAATCACCCAATTTCCAATCTCAATGATGAGCTCACTCTCTTCTGCAATATTGATAAAATAGCCCGGTGCCGTCAAACCTCGTGTTGGGTGATTCCAACGAATAAGTGCTTCAAAGCCCACAATTTTTTCACTTTGAAGATTAATTTGGGGTTGATAAAAAATCACAAACTCATTCTTATCCAGTGCTTTACGCAAACTTTTTTCAATTTCAAGATGTTCATTGGTCTCTTGGTTCATCTCTTGATCGAAAAAGACATAACGATTGCGCCCTTTTGATTTAGCTTTATACATTGCGATATCAGCATTTTTTAGGAGTTTACTCGCCACTTCACCGTCATTGGGGTAAACGCTCACACCAATACTCATGGTAATTTTAAAACTCTCATTTCCTAAAAGAAAAGGTTCTTGAAAAGCAGAAACCAATTTTTTAATTGCAACAAAAATATCGCTGACATCTTTACACCCATCAAGCAATACAATAAACTCATCACCGCTTAACCGCGCTACCGTATCTGTCTCACGGACACTGCTTTTCATGCGTGTGGCGATTGTTGTTAAAAGAATATCACCTGCATCGTGTCCTAAAGAGTCATTGACGCTTTTAAATTTATCAATATCTACAAACATAACACCTAAAACTTTACCATCGCGACTCGCTTTTTTGATCGCTTGCGTGAGTCTGTCTTGTAAAAGATTACGGTTAGGAAGTCCTGTGAGCGTATCGTGTTCTACTTGATGGATTAAAAGTTTTTTCTGGTTTTTATTCTCGTCTTCAAGCGCTTTACGGATAGTAATATCGCGCACAGAGCAGTGTTGAATAATACCTTTGTCCATATGAATGGTTGTCATCATCACGCTAATCCAAAAAAGCTTTCCATCACACGCTCGCGCTTGCCACTCAAATTTATGGACGCTTTGTTGCGATGCCAAGGCATTCATCCACAAAGCTTTTTCATAAGAGCTCTGTTCATCTGGCTGAAATTCTGGTGAGAGATCTGCTAAAGTCACATTGATGAGTTCTTTTTTATCTTTGGCTTTGAACATCTTCATAATCGCTTCGTTACAGTCGACAAAAACACCCTCTTTCAACAACCAAATTCCATCGGCAGATTTTTGATACAGCGTTTCAAAAACCATTTTTTGCTCTCTTATTTGCTTGTTACTTAAGAGTAAGTGGTTTTCATAACGTGCTAGAACAGAACGAAGTTTTGTTGATATGAAAAACATAATTCCCATCACCAAAAGCATAATAATTAAAGAGACTGCCAACATGTTAATAATCGTTGACTGCATTTTATCTTTAAGGATCTGTTCTTGCTCTAACATCGCATTATTTTCTTCATACAAGTATGCACCCGTGCCGATCACCCACCTAAACTGTGGAATTGCGCGAATAAAAGAGACCTTGCTACGATCTTGTGCCGTAGGATGATAAGAGGCAACATAACTCATAAAGAAGCCTTCAGGATTGCGCTTACCCCCTTCGACAATATCTTTGATAATAAATTGATGATTGGTGACAACGTCCAGTCTATTTTTACCGACCAGCGAATGATCGCCATGCGAGATGGTATTGCCATCATAATCATACGCGAAGATATAGCCATACTCGCCATACTTTGTATTCAGAAGCAGTTTTTGAGTCTCTTTTTTGATTCGCTCTCTCAGCTCATCTTCATAACGCCCACTGGCAACATAGATATTTAAAGGAGCAAATTGCCTAGCATAGCCTATTTTATTACGAACTTTTGCATCTTGGGGATTTTTCCAAGGATAAATCAGCGAAAAAGCTTCCTCTCTTTTTAACCGTTCAATTCCCTCTTTAATATAATATTGGCCTGCAGCATCTTGTGCATCAATAAAATTTTTCCCTTCTAGCTCTTTATTGGCACCATGCATGATGCATGTTCCATCCAAACCAAAAATGACATAATACCCACTCAGATCGTTAAAAAAGCGCGTATCTCTTAACTTTTTTTTAATTTTTTCTAAAATTTGATCTCGCGGAAGGTTGGGGTTTTCAATGTAAATATCATTAATACTTTTATAGGCAAAATTGACAATGTTTTTAACTTCATCTTTCGCTTCATTCATCAAAAATTTTTCATTTTCATTGATATAGTCGATCAGTTTATCAATGCGTTCTTGCGCTTGGGCTTTAGAGCGTTTCACATAAGCAACACGTGTGTTTTCAAGTGATTTATAATACTCAGCACGCTCGGCAGAGATAATAATCGCCAAGGTAATTGAAAAAGTGAGTAGAATGGCAAAGGCAGGTAAAAAAACAATCCATTTGGTAATATTTTGTTTT from Sulfurospirillum diekertiae includes:
- a CDS encoding M15 family metallopeptidase, producing MKRRYFLGLMGATLVGSLAQADELKHPDIWLKDEQKVIFDSVMKKLDMVERTVGYANFNLISFDETLKIAKNYPKIGAFTPAEIAYIEEIFYTDPIIYGFYGKRTVEDLSHSIPEKDVIKIDGTGHYVYRETSQELLTRLMKDIGPTLILTSGVRSVMKQLSLHMEKIKNENGNITIATRSLVPPGFSYHSVGDFDVGKRGWGRQNFTANFARTEEFWNLQKLSYVSTRYTIGNGDGVRYEPWHVKIV
- a CDS encoding bifunctional diguanylate cyclase/phosphodiesterase; its protein translation is MLSLKKQNITKWIVFLPAFAILLTFSITLAIIISAERAEYYKSLENTRVAYVKRSKAQAQERIDKLIDYINENEKFLMNEAKDEVKNIVNFAYKSINDIYIENPNLPRDQILEKIKKKLRDTRFFNDLSGYYVIFGLDGTCIMHGANKELEGKNFIDAQDAAGQYYIKEGIERLKREEAFSLIYPWKNPQDAKVRNKIGYARQFAPLNIYVASGRYEDELRERIKKETQKLLLNTKYGEYGYIFAYDYDGNTISHGDHSLVGKNRLDVVTNHQFIIKDIVEGGKRNPEGFFMSYVASYHPTAQDRSKVSFIRAIPQFRWVIGTGAYLYEENNAMLEQEQILKDKMQSTIINMLAVSLIIMLLVMGIMFFISTKLRSVLARYENHLLLSNKQIREQKMVFETLYQKSADGIWLLKEGVFVDCNEAIMKMFKAKDKKELINVTLADLSPEFQPDEQSSYEKALWMNALASQQSVHKFEWQARACDGKLFWISVMMTTIHMDKGIIQHCSVRDITIRKALEDENKNQKKLLIHQVEHDTLTGLPNRNLLQDRLTQAIKKASRDGKVLGVMFVDIDKFKSVNDSLGHDAGDILLTTIATRMKSSVRETDTVARLSGDEFIVLLDGCKDVSDIFVAIKKLVSAFQEPFLLGNESFKITMSIGVSVYPNDGEVASKLLKNADIAMYKAKSKGRNRYVFFDQEMNQETNEHLEIEKSLRKALDKNEFVIFYQPQINLQSEKIVGFEALIRWNHPTRGLTAPGYFINIAEESELIIEIGNWVIKEVMRQIKVWYDMGLDPGKTAINIAGKQLEEAGLVSFMIQSLRESGCKPEWIEMEIVERFIMKDTTKSIALLKRFRELGVDISIDDFGTGHSSLAYLKQLPITKLKIDQSFVQNLEESGEDRAIARTIIELGRGLGLKVLAEGVETQGQKEFIYSSGCELMQGYLFSKPIAAADAELLLKNQMHML